In Abyssisolibacter fermentans, the genomic window ATGGCGAAGCTCCTAAAAATAATAATTTTAATCTCTTCATATATAATTTATCTCCTTTATATTTATACACATTACCAATACTATAAAACCTAATTGACAATGTTATCTATAGCCCATTTATTTTCTCTGTAGTTAGGAGAAACCTTACCTATATTCAAGTTATTTAATCTTTTATACTAAACATTTGAATTATCTACATAAAAATTTAAGACTATATTGTTCCCATAGGTTATTTTTGAATCTTATTAGATATTAATTTTATATCCTGTGATAATGGCACCTAAAAGTACCTGTCCCCACTGGGTGTGGAAATCGTATCTGACAAAGTGCCTGTGCCCTTGTCAGATTTATTTGTATATGTCTGTATTAGTTAAATTGTCTAATGGGCTATAATCGGTAATTTCATTTTTGCATAAATCCAACTTAATTAGATTTGTTAATCCTGCTATCGCGCTTATATCACTAATTTCATTTTTAGCTAAATCCAACTCGGTTAAATTTGTTAAACCTGCTATTGCACTTATGTCACTGATTTCATTGTCTTCTAAGTGTAACTCTATTAGGTTTGTTAACCCCGATATTGCACTTATATCACTAATTTTACAGTGGTATAAATTCAAATTAGTTAAATTTGTTAAACTCGATATTGCACTTATGTCAATGTTTCGATTGTAAAATAAATACAACTTAGTTAAATTTGTTAATCCTGCTATTGCACTTATATCTCTAATTTTATTGTTAGTAAGACTCAAATCAGTTAGATTTGTTAATCCTGATAATGCACTTATATCACTAATTTCATTGTCAGATAGACCCAATAGAGCTAGATTTGCTAATCCTGAGATTGCACTTATATCTCTAATTTCATTACCACCTAAATCCAATAAATTTAAATTTTTTAAACCTGCTATCCCACTTATATTACTGATTTCATTACAATTTAAAACCAAATAAGTTAGATTTGTCAAATCTGAGATTGCACTTACATCTCTAATTTCATTACCACCTAAATTCAAATAAGTTAGATTTGTTAATCCTGAAATTGTGCTTATATCACTAATTTTATTGCCATCTAAATCCAACCTAGTTAGATTTGTTAATCCTAAGATTGCTCTTATGTCACTGATTTTATTCCGCCTTAACTCCAACTCTGTTAGGTTTGTTAAACCCGATATTACGCTTATATCACTAATTTCAATATTATCTAAGTTCAACTTAGTTAGGTTTGTTAATCCTAAGATTGCTCTTATGTCACTGATTTTATTTCCATGTAAGTCCAAATGAGTTAGATTTGTCAATTTCTCTATTCCACTAATATTTTCTATTCCACAGAAACCTGCATCTAACTCCTTTATTCTTTGAACATCACTTTTATATATATTTCCTGAAGGTTTATTTATTTCATCACGTATCGCTTCTTCTAAGTT contains:
- a CDS encoding leucine-rich repeat domain-containing protein: MNRKIVIISIIAIIVIGLVGILIYSVTGENKLEKKQDLENEYLEEGKYEEAIKAYKVLIEIESNNIEARLGLADAYIAIEKPAEAKKVLEEAIEIDAKTIEPYIELSEIYIQQDNYQEAEEALKQAINIDSTRADLYKKRIGLFEEMNKETDEITNLIKEAMEKTGDETFQKLLDKYISEAQEVSVKDEETVNEEVIHFPDPNLEEAIRDEINKPSGNIYKSDVQRIKELDAGFCGIENISGIEKLTNLTHLDLHGNKISDIRAILGLTNLTKLNLDNIEISDISVISGLTNLTELELRRNKISDIRAILGLTNLTRLDLDGNKISDISTISGLTNLTYLNLGGNEIRDVSAISDLTNLTYLVLNCNEISNISGIAGLKNLNLLDLGGNEIRDISAISGLANLALLGLSDNEISDISALSGLTNLTDLSLTNNKIRDISAIAGLTNLTKLYLFYNRNIDISAISSLTNLTNLNLYHCKISDISAISGLTNLIELHLEDNEISDISAIAGLTNLTELDLAKNEISDISAIAGLTNLIKLDLCKNEITDYSPLDNLTNTDIYK